In a genomic window of Sarcophilus harrisii chromosome 4, mSarHar1.11, whole genome shotgun sequence:
- the TMEM107 gene encoding transmembrane protein 107 isoform X3, producing the protein MGQVSGLVPSRFLTLLAHLVIVITIFWTRDDNIRASLPPSFTSDQYKKEDSDVLPAFTEVIMFITVFVLKKKSF; encoded by the exons ATGGGGCAGGTCTCTGGACTAGTGCCCTCTCGTTTTCTGACGCTGCTAGCTCATTTGGTGATCGTGATAACCATCTTCTGGACGCGG gATGACAATATCCGAGCCAGTTTGCCCCCCAGTTTCACTTCCGACCAGTATAAGAAGGAGGATTCTGA TGTTCTTCCAGCTTTCACTGAAGTAATAATGTTCATCACTGTCTTCGTGTTAAAGAAAAAATCCTTCTGA
- the TMEM107 gene encoding transmembrane protein 107 isoform X2, with amino-acid sequence MGLLILRRFSIHNFSAFCWGISEWSFWDDNIRASLPPSFTSDQYKKEDSELVTALSITLGLFLIELAGFFSGVSMFNNTQSLFSIALHCCAAVSLAFFVFESWECSTYWYIFTFCSVLPAFTEVIMFITVFVLKKKSF; translated from the exons aTGGGACtgctcatcctccggaggttttcgatacacaacttttctgccttctgcTGGGGGATCTCTGAGTGGTCATTTTGG gATGACAATATCCGAGCCAGTTTGCCCCCCAGTTTCACTTCCGACCAGTATAAGAAGGAGGATTCTGA GCTGGTCACTGCTCTCTCCATTACATTGGGCCTCTTCCTGATAGAACTGGCAGGTTTCTTTTCAGGCGTGTCCATGTTCAACAACACCCAGAGCCTCTTTT CTATCGCGCTGCATTGTTGCGCAGCTGTGTCTTTGGCCTTCTTCGTCTTCGAGTCTTGGGAGTGCTCCACCTATTGGTACATCTTCACCTTCTGCAG TGTTCTTCCAGCTTTCACTGAAGTAATAATGTTCATCACTGTCTTCGTGTTAAAGAAAAAATCCTTCTGA
- the TMEM107 gene encoding transmembrane protein 107 isoform X1 → MGQVSGLVPSRFLTLLAHLVIVITIFWTRDDNIRASLPPSFTSDQYKKEDSELVTALSITLGLFLIELAGFFSGVSMFNNTQSLFSIALHCCAAVSLAFFVFESWECSTYWYIFTFCSVLPAFTEVIMFITVFVLKKKSF, encoded by the exons ATGGGGCAGGTCTCTGGACTAGTGCCCTCTCGTTTTCTGACGCTGCTAGCTCATTTGGTGATCGTGATAACCATCTTCTGGACGCGG gATGACAATATCCGAGCCAGTTTGCCCCCCAGTTTCACTTCCGACCAGTATAAGAAGGAGGATTCTGA GCTGGTCACTGCTCTCTCCATTACATTGGGCCTCTTCCTGATAGAACTGGCAGGTTTCTTTTCAGGCGTGTCCATGTTCAACAACACCCAGAGCCTCTTTT CTATCGCGCTGCATTGTTGCGCAGCTGTGTCTTTGGCCTTCTTCGTCTTCGAGTCTTGGGAGTGCTCCACCTATTGGTACATCTTCACCTTCTGCAG TGTTCTTCCAGCTTTCACTGAAGTAATAATGTTCATCACTGTCTTCGTGTTAAAGAAAAAATCCTTCTGA